A stretch of the Archangium violaceum genome encodes the following:
- a CDS encoding CcoQ/FixQ family Cbb3-type cytochrome c oxidase assembly chaperone, protein MWRQFYEGMDLVHLPLFTLLLFFAVFLGVTAWVMLARRGQDYDALARLPLAEPGAVTSDSRGGRSHHELE, encoded by the coding sequence ATGTGGCGCCAATTCTACGAGGGCATGGACCTGGTCCATCTCCCGCTCTTCACCCTTCTTCTCTTCTTCGCTGTTTTCCTCGGCGTGACGGCGTGGGTGATGCTCGCGCGTCGAGGGCAGGACTACGACGCGCTCGCGCGGCTGCCGCTGGCCGAGCCGGGCGCGGTGACTTCCGACTCTCGCGGCGGGAGGAGCCACCATGAGCTCGAGTGA
- a CDS encoding response regulator — protein MKRILVVDGEPAAMGALCDLLLMDGYSAVGSCETEAAVQRLRSEYFDAVITDVELPGGHGLDVIRTARSERPDAPVLVVTGQVNSLASEAARSLGAYRVLGKPLRYETLITELQRCIQGR, from the coding sequence ATGAAGCGCATCCTGGTGGTGGATGGTGAGCCGGCGGCGATGGGCGCGCTGTGCGATCTGCTGTTGATGGATGGCTACTCCGCGGTGGGCTCGTGCGAGACGGAAGCGGCCGTGCAGCGCCTGCGGAGCGAGTATTTCGACGCGGTCATCACGGACGTGGAGCTGCCCGGAGGGCATGGGTTGGACGTGATTCGCACCGCCCGGAGCGAGCGGCCGGACGCGCCGGTGCTGGTGGTGACGGGGCAGGTGAACTCGCTGGCGTCCGAGGCCGCGCGGTCGCTGGGCGCGTACCGCGTGCTGGGCAAGCCGCTGCGCTACGAGACGCTCATCACCGAGCTGCAGCGCTGCATCCAGGGCCGCTGA
- a CDS encoding cytochrome P450: protein MLPPRIPRPALFQLFQWTAHPIGFMKKATERHGDCFLARFPKSPPVVFTSDPEMIRQLFTGKPEDLHAGEANRLAEFVVGKNSLLLLDGKEHIHERRMMTPSFHGERMLSYGLSMRESADRVIDRWPVGRPFSLHAQFQDITLDVILKTVLGLSEVESLERFRKLLVRMLKLSTHPSLLFLSALLPAERMHKLLSLGSKPLRLGPLKADMSQAMPWTRLSRLTQEVNTSLFAEMAWRRAVGVEGREDILSMLMQARDEDGRPMSDQTRSCATR from the coding sequence ATGCTTCCGCCACGCATCCCCCGTCCCGCCCTCTTCCAACTCTTCCAGTGGACCGCCCACCCCATCGGGTTCATGAAAAAGGCAACCGAGCGCCATGGCGACTGCTTCCTGGCACGCTTTCCCAAGAGTCCACCGGTCGTCTTCACCAGCGACCCGGAGATGATCCGCCAGCTCTTCACGGGCAAACCGGAGGATCTCCACGCTGGAGAGGCGAACCGGTTGGCGGAGTTCGTGGTGGGGAAGAACTCGCTGCTGCTGCTCGATGGGAAGGAGCACATCCACGAGCGGCGAATGATGACGCCCTCCTTCCACGGAGAGCGGATGCTCTCCTATGGATTGTCCATGAGGGAATCAGCCGACCGTGTCATCGATCGCTGGCCGGTGGGGAGGCCGTTCTCCCTCCACGCGCAGTTCCAGGACATCACCCTGGACGTCATCCTCAAGACGGTCCTCGGCCTGTCCGAGGTCGAGTCACTCGAGCGCTTTCGGAAGTTGCTCGTGCGGATGCTGAAGCTGAGCACGCACCCATCCTTGCTGTTCCTGAGCGCCCTGCTCCCAGCGGAGAGGATGCACAAGCTGTTGTCGCTGGGAAGCAAACCCCTCCGGTTGGGTCCGTTGAAGGCCGATATGAGCCAAGCCATGCCGTGGACCCGGCTGAGCCGTCTCACCCAGGAGGTGAACACTTCCCTCTTCGCCGAAATGGCCTGGCGCCGGGCCGTGGGAGTCGAGGGCCGAGAGGACATCCTGTCGATGCTCATGCAGGCACGTGACGAGGACGGCCGGCCCATGTCCGACCAGACCAGGAGTTGCGCGACGAGGTGA
- a CDS encoding cbb3-type cytochrome c oxidase N-terminal domain-containing protein: MSSSDKPGVLHIYDGIEEMDNHLPRWWLFILWTTIVFAFGYWFYYHVSGTGPGSLEVYKAEAAEAARKAASGKPTSDETLLALMQDPLAVDQGKTQFTQQCAACHGQKGEGLIGPNLTDEFWLHGGKPMDIHRTVAEGVVAKGMPAWERTLGAERVRSIVAYVLTLKNTRVPGKAPQGEPEQ; this comes from the coding sequence ATGAGCTCGAGTGACAAGCCGGGCGTTCTCCACATCTATGACGGCATCGAGGAGATGGACAACCACCTGCCCCGGTGGTGGTTGTTCATCCTCTGGACCACCATCGTCTTCGCCTTCGGCTACTGGTTCTACTACCACGTGAGCGGCACGGGCCCCGGCTCCCTCGAGGTGTACAAGGCCGAAGCCGCCGAGGCCGCGCGCAAGGCCGCCTCCGGCAAGCCCACGTCCGACGAGACGCTGCTCGCGCTGATGCAGGATCCCCTGGCGGTGGACCAGGGCAAGACGCAGTTCACGCAGCAGTGCGCGGCCTGCCATGGCCAGAAGGGCGAGGGGCTCATCGGCCCCAACCTCACGGACGAGTTCTGGCTGCACGGCGGCAAGCCGATGGACATCCACAGGACGGTGGCCGAGGGCGTGGTGGCCAAGGGCATGCCCGCCTGGGAGCGGACGCTGGGCGCCGAGCGCGTGCGCTCCATCGTCGCCTACGTGCTGACACTCAAGAACACCCGCGTGCCCGGCAAGGCTCCCCAGGGCGAGCCGGAGCAGTAG
- a CDS encoding cytochrome P450 → MTLLIAGHETSAATLAWTFHQVLQRPDVEEKLRAEINEVAGTEPLAPGQVNRLEYVDATLKETMRLLPVAPVVGRVLQRPMKIGRWELPAGVVVLPSIYLTQHRSDLWPEPGRFNPERFVGRRVSPYEYFPFGGGARRCLGMAFATYEMKIVFAEVLRRVRLRATTNHMPDVARRGVTLAPACGVPVRVDAFLS, encoded by the coding sequence ATGACCCTCCTGATCGCCGGGCACGAGACCTCCGCGGCCACGCTCGCCTGGACGTTCCACCAGGTCCTCCAGCGGCCGGACGTGGAGGAGAAGCTCCGGGCGGAAATCAACGAGGTCGCCGGAACGGAGCCTCTGGCACCCGGGCAGGTGAACCGGCTGGAGTACGTGGACGCGACCCTGAAGGAGACGATGCGCCTGCTGCCCGTCGCCCCTGTCGTGGGGCGGGTCCTTCAACGGCCCATGAAGATAGGGCGGTGGGAGTTGCCGGCGGGTGTCGTCGTGCTCCCGAGCATCTATCTCACCCAGCACCGTTCGGACCTGTGGCCGGAGCCCGGACGATTCAATCCGGAGCGCTTCGTGGGCAGGCGGGTCAGCCCCTACGAATACTTCCCCTTCGGAGGTGGGGCGCGGCGCTGCCTGGGCATGGCCTTCGCCACCTACGAGATGAAGATCGTCTTCGCCGAGGTGCTGAGGCGGGTGAGGCTCCGGGCAACCACGAACCATATGCCCGACGTGGCGCGCCGAGGCGTCACCCTGGCCCCCGCCTGCGGGGTGCCAGTGCGCGTTGACGCCTTCCTCTCCTGA
- a CDS encoding oxygenase MpaB family protein produces MLDEGDPLADEAAAALSTLSPRRREELIRRMTAGDRPSSAPEAVTRFFAHVHHVPFWVDDERCDRGGAAFLRTGLFGGFVLAFRSLVMGYCSPAGNKPLTFSGRLTTSAPRRLSETGRFVEAVCLPGGMRPGAPGFASTVRVRLMHAQVRRLLSGSPRWNARAWGTPINQLDMAGTMLLFSLVAVDGLRRLGVQLSPDESEDLMHLWRYNGYVMGVREELLSATEHEARALWELITTTQAPPDEDSAALAEALIQSPRLQAHTPEEVFRAERAIEFGYGISRYLIGDEAADALGYPQSAWRFVAPLLRVLLSGTSQLIRRVPGVDMLALSAGMTYWRRAVSMGLGGNDATFEMPQSLSV; encoded by the coding sequence ATGCTCGACGAGGGAGATCCGCTCGCCGACGAGGCCGCGGCGGCCCTCTCCACACTCTCGCCCCGGCGGAGGGAGGAGCTGATTCGCCGGATGACAGCGGGCGACAGGCCCTCCTCGGCACCCGAGGCGGTGACCCGCTTCTTCGCTCACGTCCACCACGTTCCCTTCTGGGTGGATGACGAGCGCTGCGACCGGGGGGGAGCGGCCTTCCTGCGCACGGGCCTCTTCGGTGGCTTCGTGCTCGCGTTCCGGTCTCTCGTGATGGGCTACTGCTCTCCCGCGGGCAACAAACCCCTCACCTTCTCGGGCCGGCTCACGACGTCCGCGCCGCGCCGGCTCTCCGAAACGGGCCGCTTCGTGGAGGCGGTGTGCCTGCCAGGAGGGATGCGACCGGGCGCGCCCGGCTTCGCGTCGACCGTACGGGTGCGGCTGATGCACGCACAGGTCCGACGCCTCCTCTCGGGCTCGCCGCGGTGGAATGCTCGAGCATGGGGCACCCCCATCAACCAGCTCGACATGGCGGGCACGATGCTCCTCTTCAGCCTCGTGGCGGTGGATGGGCTGCGGCGTCTCGGGGTGCAGCTCTCACCGGACGAATCGGAAGACCTGATGCACCTGTGGCGCTACAACGGGTACGTGATGGGCGTGCGCGAGGAGCTGCTCTCCGCCACCGAACACGAGGCACGCGCCCTCTGGGAGCTGATCACGACCACGCAGGCCCCACCGGACGAGGACTCGGCGGCACTGGCCGAGGCGCTCATCCAGAGCCCTCGACTCCAGGCACACACACCCGAGGAGGTCTTCAGGGCGGAGCGGGCCATCGAGTTCGGTTACGGCATCTCCCGCTACCTCATCGGTGACGAGGCCGCGGACGCGCTGGGCTACCCCCAGAGTGCCTGGCGTTTCGTGGCACCGCTGCTGCGGGTGCTGCTGTCGGGCACCAGCCAGCTGATACGGCGGGTACCGGGTGTGGACATGCTGGCGCTGAGCGCGGGGATGACCTACTGGCGGCGAGCCGTCTCGATGGGGCTGGGTGGGAACGACGCCACCTTCGAGATGCCCCAGTCCCTATCCGTGTGA
- the ccoG gene encoding cytochrome c oxidase accessory protein CcoG: MQPRAPGPDTGHLSSIRSDGSRVAIHPSDVRGRFVHWRRIVYAVLIAIYVVLPFIRVGGHPAVHLDVAARRFYLFGGTFNAQDFWIVLFLLTTAGFSLLFATAWLGRVWCGWACPQTVFLEGVYRRVERWIDGPRERRLRMAAGPWTPEWVIRAVAKHGAFLLVSWLLAHVALALFVSVKDLDTMVREGPGGHGVPFAWAMAVTGALYFNFAWFREQLCVVLCPYGRLQSAMQDRDSLIIGYDIARGEPRGRLVKAKLGAPEAPRQGDCVDCRKCVTACPTGIDIRNGLQMDCIACAQCVDACDEVMEKLGRPKGLVRYDSLNGLAGQQRRVIRPRLLLYGGLLLVSAIALTVGLVGRTPFEANLLRFQGLPYFLEGTTVRNQFELHLVNKNPLESTFTVRVDSPVPASVVVAQQEVKLGSLESFRLPLFVTVERGLRFPFTFQIQVTDQASGQVKQLEARFLGPPTPGR; the protein is encoded by the coding sequence ATGCAACCTCGAGCTCCAGGGCCGGATACCGGGCACCTCTCCTCCATCCGGTCGGATGGCTCGCGCGTGGCCATCCACCCCTCGGATGTGCGAGGCCGCTTCGTCCACTGGCGGCGCATCGTCTATGCGGTGCTGATCGCCATCTATGTCGTGCTGCCGTTCATCCGGGTGGGCGGCCATCCCGCCGTGCACCTGGACGTGGCCGCGCGCCGCTTCTACCTCTTCGGGGGCACCTTCAACGCGCAGGACTTCTGGATCGTCCTCTTCCTGCTCACCACCGCCGGCTTCTCCCTGCTCTTCGCCACGGCGTGGCTCGGCCGGGTGTGGTGCGGCTGGGCCTGTCCCCAGACGGTGTTCCTCGAGGGCGTCTACCGACGGGTAGAACGGTGGATCGACGGGCCCCGCGAGCGCCGGCTGCGGATGGCCGCCGGGCCGTGGACGCCGGAGTGGGTGATACGCGCGGTGGCGAAGCACGGGGCCTTCCTCCTCGTGTCGTGGCTGTTGGCGCACGTGGCGCTGGCGCTCTTCGTCTCCGTGAAGGACCTGGATACCATGGTGCGCGAGGGGCCGGGCGGGCATGGCGTCCCCTTCGCCTGGGCCATGGCCGTCACGGGCGCGCTGTACTTCAACTTCGCCTGGTTCCGCGAGCAACTGTGCGTGGTGCTCTGCCCCTACGGGCGCCTGCAGTCGGCCATGCAGGACAGGGACTCGCTCATCATCGGCTACGACATTGCCCGCGGTGAGCCCCGTGGCCGGCTGGTGAAGGCGAAGCTCGGGGCTCCGGAGGCCCCGCGCCAGGGCGACTGCGTGGACTGTCGCAAGTGCGTCACCGCCTGTCCCACCGGCATCGACATCCGCAATGGCCTGCAGATGGACTGCATCGCCTGTGCGCAGTGCGTGGACGCCTGTGACGAGGTGATGGAGAAGCTGGGTCGTCCCAAGGGCCTCGTTCGCTACGACTCGCTCAACGGGCTGGCGGGGCAGCAGCGGCGGGTCATCCGCCCGCGTCTGCTCCTCTACGGGGGCCTGCTGTTGGTCTCCGCCATCGCGCTCACTGTGGGCCTGGTGGGCCGCACGCCCTTCGAGGCCAACCTGCTGCGTTTCCAGGGCCTGCCCTACTTCCTGGAGGGCACCACGGTGCGCAATCAGTTCGAGCTGCACCTGGTGAACAAGAATCCCCTCGAGTCCACCTTCACGGTGCGGGTCGACAGCCCGGTACCGGCCTCCGTGGTGGTGGCACAGCAGGAGGTGAAGCTCGGCTCCCTGGAGAGCTTCCGGCTGCCCCTCTTCGTCACCGTGGAGCGGGGGCTGCGCTTCCCCTTCACCTTCCAGATCCAGGTCACAGACCAGGCGTCCGGGCAGGTGAAGCAGCTGGAAGCCCGCTTCCTGGGGCCTCCCACTCCGGGCCGGTAG
- the ccoN gene encoding cytochrome-c oxidase, cbb3-type subunit I has translation MQQQRIVYDDTTTRRFITASILFGVVGMLVGCIVAAQLAWWQLNFGVPYLTFSRLRPLHTNAVIFAFVGNMMFAGVYYSTQRLLKTRMASDLLSKIHFWGWQAIIVAAAVTLPLGISTSKEYAELEWPIDIAIALIWVVFAINFFWTLAKRNEKNLYVAIWFYIATIITVAVLHIVNSLALPLSPLKSYSVFAGVQDALVQWWYGHNAVAFFLTTPILGIMYYFLPKAAERPVYSYRLSIIHFWALVFIYIWAGPHHLLYTALPDWAQSLGMIFSVMLWAPSWGGMLNGLLTLRGAWHKLREEPVIKFLIAGVTFYGMATFEGPLLSIKSVSALGHYTDWIIGHVHGGALGWNGLMAAGMFYWLVPRLYGTKLHSVKAADLHFWTATVGILLYMVAMWASGINQGLMWRATNPDGTLLYPSFVETLIAIRPMYIVRFLGGSLYLLGFFLMVWNLWKTAHSGQAVDGETTVVVEEKAPESVVAGKPAWVAVVTGWPLLFALAIIGISVFLGWSGPVRSIAIMGAIVALGEFAWIIARRNRESGGPSWFALIEGRPLAFTVLTLLAILIGGVAELLPTILVKQAVPAHGEAQQPYSPLELQGRDLYVREGCYVCHSQMIRPFLAESQRYGDVSRAEEFIFDHPFQWGSKRTGPDLHRVGGKYPNLWHYTHLMDPRATSPGSNMPSYAWLADNRIDVKLAPKKLALMQKLGVPYTNTDVDGAEARQKAQAETIVADLASQGIEVTWDSEMVAIISYLQRLGRGPQDIQQAPGGIKTASTVGGTP, from the coding sequence GTGCAACAGCAACGCATCGTCTACGACGACACCACCACCCGGCGGTTCATCACCGCGTCGATCCTGTTCGGCGTGGTGGGCATGCTGGTGGGCTGTATCGTCGCCGCCCAGCTGGCCTGGTGGCAGCTCAACTTCGGCGTTCCCTACCTGACCTTCTCTCGCCTGCGCCCGCTGCACACCAACGCGGTCATCTTCGCGTTCGTGGGCAACATGATGTTCGCCGGCGTCTACTACTCCACCCAGCGCCTGCTGAAGACGCGGATGGCGTCCGATCTCCTCTCGAAGATCCACTTCTGGGGGTGGCAGGCCATCATCGTCGCGGCGGCCGTGACGCTGCCTCTGGGTATCTCCACCTCGAAGGAGTACGCCGAGCTCGAGTGGCCCATCGACATCGCCATCGCGCTCATCTGGGTGGTGTTCGCCATCAACTTCTTCTGGACGCTGGCGAAGCGCAACGAGAAGAACCTCTACGTCGCCATCTGGTTCTACATCGCCACCATCATCACCGTGGCGGTGCTGCACATCGTCAACAGCCTGGCGCTGCCACTCAGCCCGCTGAAGAGCTACTCCGTCTTCGCCGGTGTGCAGGACGCGCTGGTGCAGTGGTGGTACGGCCACAACGCCGTCGCCTTCTTCCTGACCACGCCCATCCTGGGCATCATGTATTACTTCCTGCCCAAGGCGGCCGAGCGCCCGGTCTACTCGTACCGGCTCTCCATCATCCACTTCTGGGCCCTGGTCTTCATCTACATCTGGGCCGGTCCGCACCACCTGCTGTACACCGCGCTGCCCGACTGGGCGCAGTCGCTGGGGATGATCTTCAGCGTCATGCTATGGGCCCCCTCCTGGGGCGGCATGCTCAACGGCCTGCTCACCCTGCGCGGCGCGTGGCACAAGCTGCGTGAGGAGCCCGTCATCAAGTTCCTCATCGCCGGTGTCACCTTCTACGGCATGGCCACCTTCGAGGGCCCGCTGCTCTCCATCAAGTCGGTGAGCGCGCTCGGCCACTACACGGATTGGATCATCGGCCACGTGCACGGTGGCGCCCTGGGCTGGAACGGCCTCATGGCGGCCGGCATGTTCTACTGGCTGGTGCCCAGGCTGTACGGCACGAAGCTGCACTCGGTGAAGGCCGCGGACCTGCACTTCTGGACGGCCACGGTGGGCATCCTGCTCTACATGGTCGCGATGTGGGCCTCGGGCATCAACCAGGGCCTCATGTGGCGCGCCACCAACCCGGACGGGACGCTGCTCTACCCGAGCTTCGTGGAGACGCTGATCGCCATCCGGCCCATGTACATCGTCCGCTTCCTCGGTGGCTCGCTCTACCTGCTCGGCTTCTTCCTGATGGTGTGGAACCTCTGGAAGACGGCCCACTCCGGCCAGGCCGTGGACGGTGAGACCACGGTGGTGGTGGAGGAGAAGGCTCCCGAGTCCGTGGTCGCGGGCAAGCCCGCCTGGGTGGCCGTGGTCACCGGTTGGCCGCTCCTGTTCGCGCTGGCCATCATCGGCATCAGCGTCTTCCTGGGCTGGTCCGGCCCGGTGCGCTCCATCGCCATCATGGGCGCCATCGTGGCGCTGGGTGAGTTCGCGTGGATCATCGCCCGCCGCAACCGCGAGTCCGGTGGGCCCTCCTGGTTCGCCCTCATCGAGGGCCGGCCGCTGGCCTTCACCGTGCTCACCCTGCTCGCCATCCTCATCGGCGGTGTGGCGGAGTTGCTGCCCACCATCCTCGTCAAGCAGGCGGTCCCGGCTCACGGCGAGGCGCAGCAGCCGTACTCCCCGCTGGAACTGCAGGGGCGTGACCTGTACGTGCGCGAGGGCTGCTACGTCTGCCACTCGCAGATGATCCGTCCCTTCCTCGCCGAGTCGCAGCGCTATGGCGACGTGTCCCGGGCGGAGGAGTTCATCTTCGATCACCCGTTCCAGTGGGGCAGCAAGCGCACCGGTCCGGATCTGCACCGCGTGGGCGGCAAGTACCCCAACCTCTGGCACTACACGCACCTGATGGATCCGCGCGCCACCAGCCCCGGCTCCAACATGCCGTCGTACGCGTGGCTCGCGGACAACAGGATCGACGTGAAGCTGGCGCCCAAGAAGCTGGCGCTGATGCAGAAGCTCGGTGTGCCGTACACCAACACCGACGTCGATGGGGCCGAGGCGCGTCAGAAGGCCCAGGCGGAGACCATCGTCGCGGACCTGGCCAGCCAGGGCATCGAGGTGACGTGGGACTCGGAGATGGTGGCCATCATCTCCTACCTGCAGCGGCTCGGACGCGGGCCCCAGGACATCCAGCAGGCTCCGGGCGGTATCAAGACGGCCTCGACGGTGGGAGGGACTCCCTGA
- a CDS encoding hemerythrin domain-containing protein has product MDAIDILVNEHRHIERVMDVLDRAVAHGRGGGAVSPVLFERAAHFLLKFVDGSHDAKEGEVFQALIARGLPSGAGMLAGLSAQHEVGRELAGELLEVARGVTRREREPEELYALAERYVRLHRGHTEAEEGRFFPMVRRLLPVDVMERVRAKFARIEAAHGSLAEAADALELAFPLPAAPVRRAGGMRPQPWVAR; this is encoded by the coding sequence ATGGACGCCATCGACATCCTGGTGAACGAGCATCGCCACATCGAGCGCGTCATGGACGTACTCGATCGGGCCGTGGCACATGGGCGCGGAGGCGGGGCCGTGTCCCCGGTGCTCTTCGAGCGCGCCGCGCACTTCCTGCTCAAGTTCGTGGATGGGAGCCACGACGCGAAGGAGGGCGAGGTCTTCCAGGCCCTCATCGCACGGGGGCTGCCGTCGGGCGCGGGCATGTTGGCGGGGCTCTCCGCGCAGCATGAGGTGGGGCGCGAGCTGGCGGGGGAGTTGCTCGAGGTGGCGCGCGGGGTGACACGGAGGGAGAGGGAACCCGAGGAGCTCTACGCGCTCGCGGAGCGCTACGTGCGCCTGCACCGGGGCCATACAGAGGCGGAGGAGGGGCGTTTCTTCCCCATGGTGCGGCGGCTGCTCCCGGTGGACGTGATGGAGCGGGTACGGGCGAAGTTCGCGCGCATCGAGGCGGCGCACGGCTCGCTGGCCGAGGCGGCGGATGCGCTGGAGCTGGCCTTTCCCCTGCCGGCGGCCCCCGTGCGTCGCGCGGGAGGCATGCGTCCTCAACCCTGGGTCGCGAGGTGA
- the hemN gene encoding oxygen-independent coproporphyrinogen III oxidase produces MRRYDVAGPRYTSYPTAPEWKHDFGTEHYAERLDVAGAAGAEEPLSLYVHLPFCRSLCWYCGCNVVISQDRSAADVYIDHVLRELDQVVERLGHRRKLSQVHWGGGTPTFLSEAQLERLWSGLNRHLSLLPDAEVAIEVHPAVTSKDQLSLLRDLGFNRVSMGLQDFNPKVQEVTNRHQPFEQTRGLLEHARELGFSGVNFDLIYGLPYQTPESWAHTLRQVLSLRPDRLAVYSFAFIPDVLKHQKRMPAEALPDARTKLGLFRSAWAAFVDAGYRPIGMDHFAVPEDELSRAQERRSLGRNFQGYTVKAASDVVALGATGISDVGGAYAQNVRALPYYYERVRKGRFATERGIQLTEDDRRRRALITQLMCNFWVDLGEDGTRDFALELERLAPLEDDGLVRREGSQLEVTPLGRLFVRNVAMVFDAYLRRAERSRFSRTV; encoded by the coding sequence ATGCGCCGGTATGACGTCGCCGGTCCGCGTTACACCAGCTACCCCACCGCCCCCGAGTGGAAGCACGACTTCGGCACCGAGCACTACGCCGAGCGGCTCGACGTGGCGGGCGCCGCTGGCGCCGAAGAGCCCCTCTCCCTGTACGTCCACCTGCCGTTCTGCCGCAGCCTCTGCTGGTACTGCGGGTGCAACGTGGTCATCTCCCAGGACCGGAGCGCCGCGGACGTCTACATCGACCACGTCCTCCGGGAGCTGGACCAGGTGGTGGAGCGGCTGGGCCACCGGCGCAAGCTGTCCCAGGTCCACTGGGGCGGCGGCACGCCCACGTTCCTCTCCGAGGCGCAGCTCGAGCGTCTGTGGAGCGGGCTCAACCGGCACCTCTCCCTGCTGCCGGACGCGGAGGTGGCCATCGAGGTGCACCCGGCCGTCACCTCGAAAGATCAACTCTCCCTGCTGAGGGACCTCGGCTTCAACCGCGTCTCCATGGGGTTGCAGGACTTCAACCCGAAGGTGCAGGAGGTGACCAACCGCCACCAGCCCTTCGAGCAGACCCGGGGCCTGCTGGAGCACGCCCGCGAGCTGGGCTTCTCCGGGGTGAACTTCGATCTCATCTACGGGCTGCCGTACCAGACCCCGGAGAGCTGGGCGCACACGCTGCGGCAGGTGCTGTCGCTGCGGCCGGACCGGCTGGCGGTGTACTCCTTCGCCTTCATCCCGGACGTGCTGAAGCACCAGAAGCGCATGCCGGCCGAGGCCCTGCCGGACGCGCGCACCAAGCTGGGGCTGTTCCGCTCCGCCTGGGCCGCCTTCGTGGACGCGGGCTACCGGCCCATCGGCATGGACCACTTCGCCGTCCCCGAGGACGAGCTGTCCCGAGCCCAGGAGCGGCGCTCGCTGGGGCGCAACTTCCAGGGCTACACGGTGAAGGCGGCCTCGGACGTGGTGGCGCTCGGGGCCACCGGCATCAGTGACGTGGGCGGCGCGTACGCGCAGAACGTCCGCGCCCTGCCGTACTACTACGAGCGGGTCCGCAAGGGCCGCTTCGCCACCGAGCGGGGCATCCAGCTCACCGAGGACGACCGGCGCCGCCGCGCCCTCATCACCCAGCTCATGTGCAACTTCTGGGTGGACCTGGGCGAGGACGGCACGCGCGACTTCGCGCTGGAATTGGAGCGGCTCGCGCCGCTGGAAGATGACGGGTTGGTGCGCCGGGAAGGCAGCCAGCTTGAGGTGACTCCCCTGGGGCGGTTGTTCGTGCGCAACGTGGCGATGGTGTTCGACGCCTACCTGCGCCGGGCCGAGCGGTCCCGCTTCTCTCGGACGGTGTGA
- a CDS encoding cytochrome oxidase, whose translation MNVIVLQVFVSLMLVVGSVLLYAFSVRHRDYEHSDRLALFPLEDDTARPSRAESSDSTPQQ comes from the coding sequence ATGAATGTCATCGTCTTGCAGGTCTTCGTCAGCCTGATGCTCGTGGTGGGCTCGGTGCTGCTCTACGCCTTCAGCGTGCGGCACCGGGACTACGAGCACTCCGACCGCCTGGCCCTCTTCCCGCTCGAGGACGACACCGCCCGCCCCTCCCGGGCGGAGTCCTCCGACTCCACGCCGCAGCAATGA